A genomic stretch from Dama dama isolate Ldn47 chromosome 10, ASM3311817v1, whole genome shotgun sequence includes:
- the AZGP1 gene encoding zinc-alpha-2-glycoprotein, which yields MLSAASSQDRGSPGPSIWTVSTMVPVLLSLLLLLGPAVPKETQAGNYSLSFLYTGLSKPHQGSPRFQAVAYLNDQPFFHYDSEGRRAEPLAPWSQVEGMEDWEKESALQRAREDIFMETLSDIMDYYKDSEGSHTFQGAFGCELRNNEISGAFWVYAYDGRDFIKFDKEIPAWVPLDPAAQNTKRKWEAEAVYVQRAKAYLEEECPGMLQRYLPYSRTHLDRQESPSVSVTGHAAPGHKRTLKCLAYDFYPRSIRLHWTRAGDAQEAESGGDVLPSGNGTYQSWVVVGVPSEDPAPYSCHVEHGSLARPLTVPWDPQQQAQ from the exons ATGTTGTCTGCAGCAAGCTCCCAGGACCGGGGAAGTCCAGGACCTTCCATCTGGACGGTCAGCACAATGGTACCTGTCCTGCTGTCCCTGCTGCTACTTCTGGGTCCTGCAGTCCCCAAGGAGACCCAGGCTG GGAATTACTCTCTGAGCTTCCTCTACACGGGGCTGTCCAAGCCCCATCAGGGCTCCCCCCGCTTCCAGGCCGTCGCCTACCTCAACGACCAGCCCTTCTTCCACTACGATAGCGAAGGCAGGAGGGCCGAGCCCCTGGCCCCGTGGAGCCAGGTGGAAGGCATGGAGGACTGGGAGAAGGAGAGCGCCCTTCAGAGGGCCAGGGAGGACATCTTCATGGAGACCCTGAGTGACATCATGGACTACTACAAGGACAGCGAAG GGTCTCACACCTTTCAGGGAGCATTCGGCTGTGAGCTCCGGAATAACGAGATCAGTGGAGCGTTCTGGGTGTATGCTTATGACGGCCGGGACTTCATCAAGTTCGACAAAGAAATCCCAGCCTGGGTCCCTCTGGACCCAGCAGCTCAGAACACCAAGCGCAAGTGGGAGGCAGAGGCCGTCTACGTGCAGCGGGCCAAGGCCTACCTGGAGGAGGAGTGCCCAGGGATGCTGCAGAGATACCTGCCCTACAGCAGGACCCACCTGGACCGCCAAG AGTCTCCCTCTGTGTCAGTCACCGGCCACGCGGCCCCAGGACACAAGAGGACACTCAAGTGCCTGGCCTACGACTTCTACCCGCGAAGCATCAGGCTGCACTGGACTCGGGCCGGCGACGCCCAGGAGGCTGAGTCAGGGGGTGACGTGCTCCCCAGCGGCAACGGCACTTACCAGtcctgggtggtggtgggggtcccCTCTGAGGACCCAGCCCCCTACTCCTGCCACGTGGAACACGGAAGCCTGGCCCGGCCCCTCACTGTCCCGTGGGACCCGCAGCAGCAAGCCCAGTAG